CCTTAAGGTATTAGAATATTCAGGAATTAAGGCACAACAAAGAGGTTATACAGGTATaaaacgcatacatatgtatttaattgtaAGCTGTAGCTTTAAGGCTATCCTGAAAAATGCTTTGCATTGGAAcagtacatacttatgtttaGAGATAAGAATTTACATGCAGATTTTAAGTTATTGTTTCAATAGTTTTTGTAcgcaaatatttataagaatttcatatatttaagtatgtagTTTTTCTTGCATACGTACTAGAGCATTAGATATGTAAAAATCTGGgttattcaatatattatatatacataaagtaattttttacaaaattataattcGGCACACAAAAATTTGAACAATTGATCACATAAAATGAACCGGTTCGATATCAAGCAGAGCCAATGCTTTATTAAGAATTTCTCGAACTGCTTTCACCAGATATATACGGGCATATACGTAAGGCATTAAGTGCTGTCGCGTTTCTTGCTGTAcattgaatgaaaataaatataaaacaaattaattagttttaaaattattcaaattatatataataatatataaaagaaagaagtaataataataacaataacatctCAGATTGAACTTACCGTTAAAATTCGAATTCGTCGATAGTATACACTAAAGAGTGCAGTGAAATCGCCAAGGAATCTGACGATAGTATGAACACCACATATTCCTTTTTGTAACTGTTCCAGACAAGTCTCAATAAGGTTCGGGAAggcaaatatataacaaaacacTAGTTGCCATTCTTCCTAATTAAAAAAccagaagaaaaatttaatacaatggACAAATTGAttgaacataaaaataaacactATTAACGATAGCACTTACTTCTTCATCGAGCAAAGTGAAGTCAATACTATCTATGGGCGGCAGACCTTCGTAATCACCATTATCCACCTTCTCATCAAAACGGCGAAGCAATGACTCTAAACGCGCAGAGTTATACAAAATAAAGGCAGCACCTATTGtacgcaaaatatataaatttccatGGTTCATTTCTTTACTATCCTTTACCTTTTGTACTACCTTTGCCGCTACGAATTATTTGAACCGGACTTGAAAAACGCACTTCCATCAAATCAACAGTAACCGCTGCTGTACCTAAGCGAGACATCAATGTGCTAAACCTTGTATCATCTTTTACTCGGACACCATACTTATGCATTGCCATTAAGCACATATCATTAGATCGGCAACTTtaacaaacactttttgtatTCCTAGTATTTATAACTGTGAAAGCAAGAAATTACCTCAGATActctttggttttcaattttgttatttttccagTAATTGGGTCAATAACTATGCCACATCGAATGGTGGCAGAGCTCAGCTTACTTGAAGGAATAATAACTGAATTTATCGAGGGCTTACTAGCAGCACTGATTACTTGTACTTGCAAAACAACATTTTCTCCTTTGCCTTGCGTTACTTCCATTACTTCTTCCTCTGTTAGCATAGTCCATTTCGAGTATTCGAAAACCCGACCGAGGATATCCTCTAAAAGTTTAACCCTATAAAATGACAGTTCTTCAATTTCTTCTCCGGCTTGGTTTAGACGACTAAAAAATACCCTTTGTCTAGGGTCTTTTTCCAGCTTCGCAAAGGTATTAGTGTGGTCGTTTTTCAAAACCTGTTGAATTAACATTGTCATCACCGCTTGTCGTTGCAGGTACAAAAAGCATCGCtcatta
The sequence above is drawn from the Bactrocera oleae isolate idBacOlea1 chromosome 5, idBacOlea1, whole genome shotgun sequence genome and encodes:
- the LOC106627057 gene encoding DALR anticodon-binding domain-containing protein 3 isoform X2 translates to MFKKDEGEDVSINAQERFLQTAAGWTFPVERIKIDNERCFLYLQRQAVMTMLIQQVLKNDHTNTFAKLEKDPRQRVFFSRLNQAGEEIEELSFYRVKLLEDILGRVFEYSKWTMLTEEEVMEVTQGKGENVVLQVQVISAASKPSINSVIIPSSKLSSATIRCGIVIDPITGKITKLKTKEYLSCRSNDMCLMAMHKYGVRVKDDTRFSTLMSRLGTAAVTVDLMEVRFSSPVQIIRSGKGSTKGAAFILYNSARLESLLRRFDEKVDNGDYEGLPPIDSIDFTLLDEEEEWQLVFCYIFAFPNLIETCLEQLQKGICGVHTIVRFLGDFTALFSVYYRRIRILTQETRQHLMPYVYARIYLVKAVREILNKALALLDIEPVHFM
- the LOC106627057 gene encoding uncharacterized protein isoform X1; this translates as MENKESKQKRRKEMSNPIAFITENLCSYLLEKPNLFPGVNIPKKATNFIRTHKEKLKVQGEFSFHCRSELWNNCCKETGHKLRSIAFDMFKKDEGEDVSINAQERFLQTAAGWTFPVERIKIDNERCFLYLQRQAVMTMLIQQVLKNDHTNTFAKLEKDPRQRVFFSRLNQAGEEIEELSFYRVKLLEDILGRVFEYSKWTMLTEEEVMEVTQGKGENVVLQVQVISAASKPSINSVIIPSSKLSSATIRCGIVIDPITGKITKLKTKEYLSCRSNDMCLMAMHKYGVRVKDDTRFSTLMSRLGTAAVTVDLMEVRFSSPVQIIRSGKGSTKGAAFILYNSARLESLLRRFDEKVDNGDYEGLPPIDSIDFTLLDEEEEWQLVFCYIFAFPNLIETCLEQLQKGICGVHTIVRFLGDFTALFSVYYRRIRILTQETRQHLMPYVYARIYLVKAVREILNKALALLDIEPVHFM